The region TGACCACGTCTTCCGCGCCGGCTTCCAGCGCCGCTTCCATGACCTTGTCCTCGGGCGTGCCCGGGGCGAAGATGAACTGGCCGCAGTGCTTGAACATGAAGGCCACCGAGCCTTCCTGGCCCAGGTTGCCGCCGTTCTTGGCAAAGGCGTGGCGCACTTCCGCGACGGTGCGGGTGCGGTTGTCCGTCATGGTGTCGACAATGACGGCCGCGCCGCCGATACCGTAGCCTTCATAGCGGATTTCGTCGTAGTTGTCGCCGTCGGCGCCACCGGCCCCGCGCTGGATGGCGCGTTGGACGTTGTCCTTGGGCATATTGGCGTCGGTCGCCTTGTCCCAGGCCAGGCGCAGCCGGGGGTTGCTGTCCGGATCGGCGCCGCCAGCGCGCGCCGCGACGGTGATTTCACGAATGATCTTGGTCCACAGCTTGCCGCGTTTTGCGTCTTGACGACCCTTGCGGTGCTGGATATTGGCCCATTTACTGTGTCCGGCCATGGCTTTCCGAGTGTGATTTAAGCAAAGACGGCTATTTTACCGTGCCGCCGGCCCCACGCCCGCCCATAGTGTTGCTTTGGCGCCGCGCCGGCTCGCTCTACACTAGCGGCATCGTCCGCGCGGCGGCTTTTTTTGACGCAGGGCCGCCCCAAGTCAAAAAGCGTCCCCCTGGGGGACCGGGCAACCCGCAGGGTTGTCCCTAGGGGCTTTTTTCGCGCCGGGCCGCCATAAATGGGAGTGTTTGCCATGTCCGATCCTCTTGCTGCCGTCCCCCCGCTGGTCATCGCGCGGAACGGCGCCGCCGAGCTGGCGCTGCTGCCGGCCCTGGCCAACCGCCACGGCTGCATTACCGGGGCCACCGGCACCGGCAAGACCGTCACCTTGCAGGTCCTGGCCGAGCA is a window of Bordetella sp. N DNA encoding:
- a CDS encoding YebC/PmpR family DNA-binding transcriptional regulator; its protein translation is MAGHSKWANIQHRKGRQDAKRGKLWTKIIREITVAARAGGADPDSNPRLRLAWDKATDANMPKDNVQRAIQRGAGGADGDNYDEIRYEGYGIGGAAVIVDTMTDNRTRTVAEVRHAFAKNGGNLGQEGSVAFMFKHCGQFIFAPGTPEDKVMEAALEAGAEDVVTDEEGVIEVITAPADYAAVRQAFDAAGLKAEVDGIIMKALNETDLAGDDAAKMQKLLDALEALDDVQDVYTTAVLDEAQ